In the Tamandua tetradactyla isolate mTamTet1 chromosome 8, mTamTet1.pri, whole genome shotgun sequence genome, gccaTATCAGAGTAGCCACAGGGCCCACAGTGCAAGATCCAGGGGCGGGACCAGCAGGCAGCCTCCAGGGGGGCCTGGTTGAGGTAGATGCCTAGGTCAacccttcttttcttatttattgggTGTGAATATAAGAGCCATGATTCTGAGAGTGTTCCAGCTTCCTGCTCCAGTCTTAGAGAGTTATCTGGCAGAAAGCTCTTCTGAATGTAGGAAGCATCTTTGCCCCTAGGCTCCTGGTGCCCACGCAGAATCTCCAGGGGCTGGAAACTTACCACACTACCCTGACAGCCATGTGGGGGTTCACAGAGCTGTTGGCTCAGGGCAAGTCTCTGAAAGCATTCACCATGGTCAGTGCTAAGAGCCTCTGCCCGACATCTTTTTGGTGTCCGGGCACTGCAATACAGCACAAGCTGGCCGGCCCTTCCAATCACCTCTGCCACCTCACACTCTCCTGTTTCCATAGACCTAATGAGGTTTCCACGGTGCCATGTGGCCCCGAAGTCATCACTGTAGATCATCAGAGAATGAGGCCTAGTTTTACATGGTACCCGGAAGCAAAAGAACCAGTAAGGGATGTAGTAGGCGTATGCAGGAATGACCAGCCGCCCCGACTGTAGCTGGATGCCGTGACCTGGGCCCACAGCAAATGTGGCCCAGTGCTTTACTTCTGGGCCAAAGACTTCCTCAGTCAAGTCCCTCACCTCGCTCCATGAATATCCAGCATCCCTACTGCAGATGAAGCAGAGGCGGGCAGCATTCCTGCCTGACACAATCTGTTGCTGCTCAGTGACATGGCCCCGCACACAGATGAA is a window encoding:
- the NEU3 gene encoding sialidase-3 isoform X1, producing the protein MEEPPASSSTSRETEEPGSRAEVMEEVVSCSFNSPLFHQEDKRGITYRIPALLYIPAAHTFLAFAEKRSTSKDEDALHLVLRRGLRTGHSVQWGPQEALMNATLPGHRTMNPCPIWEQKSGRVYLFFICVRGHVTEQQQIVSGRNAARLCFICSRDAGYSWSEVRDLTEEVFGPEVKHWATFAVGPGHGIQLQSGRLVIPAYAYYIPYWFFCFRVPCKTRPHSLMIYSDDFGATWHRGNLIRSMETGECEVAEVIGRAGQLVLYCSARTPKRCRAEALSTDHGECFQRLALSQQLCEPPHGCQGSVVSFQPLEILRGHQEPRGKDASYIQKSFLPDNSLRLEQEAGTLSESWLLYSHPINKKRRVDLGIYLNQAPLEAACWSRPWILHCGPCGYSDMAALEEGLFGCLFECGIKRECEQIAFRLFTDQEILNHVQGDYTSPGSNPETVQLA
- the NEU3 gene encoding sialidase-3 isoform X2 gives rise to the protein MEEVVSCSFNSPLFHQEDKRGITYRIPALLYIPAAHTFLAFAEKRSTSKDEDALHLVLRRGLRTGHSVQWGPQEALMNATLPGHRTMNPCPIWEQKSGRVYLFFICVRGHVTEQQQIVSGRNAARLCFICSRDAGYSWSEVRDLTEEVFGPEVKHWATFAVGPGHGIQLQSGRLVIPAYAYYIPYWFFCFRVPCKTRPHSLMIYSDDFGATWHRGNLIRSMETGECEVAEVIGRAGQLVLYCSARTPKRCRAEALSTDHGECFQRLALSQQLCEPPHGCQGSVVSFQPLEILRGHQEPRGKDASYIQKSFLPDNSLRLEQEAGTLSESWLLYSHPINKKRRVDLGIYLNQAPLEAACWSRPWILHCGPCGYSDMAALEEGLFGCLFECGIKRECEQIAFRLFTDQEILNHVQGDYTSPGSNPETVQLA